The following coding sequences lie in one Phragmites australis chromosome 8, lpPhrAust1.1, whole genome shotgun sequence genomic window:
- the LOC133927284 gene encoding cysteine-rich receptor-like protein kinase 10 isoform X1, with the protein MPSLLDSSSGLWTVLGQTSNVVQLVGVDALGLVSMVVQAALAARRHRDACWRLAQHVEIVGGLLRELELAELMRREATRRPLEQLRGALRRCYALVTACQDCGYLRSLLVGARMAEELRTAEQEIDMFIRLIPLIALVDTTHDRCVTQAAEGVAGVITNGSSHHIRFPRSTSDFTKIQIQGATEVCNVAKQPLAGAMDLQEQKILDIEGLLELCTRTEESFPAFTKFDFVQIVNATDNFSENRNVGWGGFATVYKGQLPDGLMIAVKRFDEHATLFYFKSEFLLARLQHTRLLGWCIHGKERILVYEFMDKGSLHRLIFDKIKGPLLDWSKRLNIIKGLADGLVYLHKHSMLRIVHRDLKPMNILLDHDMNPKIADFGSARTLSSDVAEECTSRVVGTSGYKAPEYACRGLYSVKTDVFSFGVLALVIISGRKNTILEQQGDTVGNLIRDAWQLWNDGRLHDLVDPLLSDGYEIAGIMRCAQVSLLCAQEDPEDRPTMSDVVAFLNFESISLLPIPKQPSELINGGAIDNKLSTDIGQSSRTIDITITSSALVSTRVRIIVDPET; encoded by the exons ATGCCGAGCCTGTTGGACAGCTCGAGCGGCCTGTGGACCGTGCTCGGGCAGACCTCGAACGTGGTGCAGCTGGTCGGCGTGGACGCGCTCGGGCTGGTGTCCATGGTCGTGCAGGCCGCGCTGGCGGCGCGGCGCCACCGGGACGCGTGCTGGCGGCTGGCGCAGCACGTGGAGATCGTCGGCGGCCTGCTACGGGAGCTGGAGCTCGCCGAGCTGATGCGGAGGGAGGCCACGCGGCGCCCCCTCGAGCAGCTCCGGGGCGCGCTGCGGCGGTGCTACGCGCTCGTCACGGCGTGCCAGGACTGTGGGtacctccgcagcctgctcgtCGGCGCCCGGATGGCCGAAGAGCTACGCACCGCGGAGCAGGAGATCGACATGTTCATCCGCCTCATCCCGCTCATCGCTCTCGTCGACACTACTCACGATCGTTGTGTCACG CAGGCTGCAGAGGGAGTGGCAGGTGTAATCACGAACGGTTCAAGCCACCACATCAG GTTCCCAAGAAGTACTTCGGACTTCACCAAAATACAAATTCAAGGAGCTACTGAAGTTTGCAATGTTGCAAAGCAACCGTTAGCAG GAGCAATGGACTTGCAAGAACAGAAAATTCTGGACATTGAAGGATTGTTGGAGCTTTGTACCCGTACTGAAGAGAGTTTCCCAGCATTCACAAAGTTTGATTTCGTTCAAATTGTCAATGCTACAGACAATTTCTCAGAAAATAGAAACGTTGGGTGGGGTGGCTTTGCTACAGTTTACAAG GGTCAGTTGCCTGATGGACTCATGATTGCCGTCAAAAGGTTCGATGAACATGCTACATTATTTTATTTCAAGAGTGAATTTCTGCTTGCGAGGCTTCAGCATACCAGGCTACTGGGGTGGTGCATCCATGGGAAAGAAAGGATTCTAGTGTATGAGTTCATGGACAAGGGTAGCCTGCACAGGCTCATCTTTG ACAAAATAAAGGGTCCGTTGCTTGACTGGTCTAAGCGACTTAATATAATTAAAGGATTAGCGGATGGACTTGTTTATCTGCACAAGCACTCCATGTTACGGATTGTCCATAGGGACTTGAAGCCAATGAACATCCTCTTAGATCATGACATGAACCCAAAGATTGCTGATTTCGGATCAGCTAGAACACTGAGTTCAGATGTAGCAGAAGAGTGTACAAGCAGAGTTGTTGGAACTAG TGGTTACAAAGCTCCGGAGTATGCATGTCGAGGCCTTTATTCAGTCAAGACAGATGTATTTAGCTTTGGGGTGTTGGCTTTAGTGATCATCAGTGGGCGAAAGAATACCATACTTGAGCAACAAGGAGATACTGTTGGCAATCTCATACGAGAT GCATGGCAACTGTGGAATGATGGACGGCTACATGATCTTGTAGACCCATTGTTGAGTGATGGATATGAAATCGCTGGGATAATGCGATGTGCTCAGGTGTCACTACTCTGTGCTCAGGAAGATCCAGAAGATCGCCCCACAATGTCGGATGTAGTTGCATTCCTGAACTTTGAAAGCATAAGTTTATTACCGATTCCTAAGCAACCATCTGAGCTGATTAATGGAGGTGCTATTGACAACAAGTTATCGACAGACATTGGTCAATCAAGCAGGACAATAGACATAACCATCACAAGTTCAGCTCTAGTGTCAACTAGAGTCCGCATCATTGTAGACCCAGAGACCTGA
- the LOC133927284 gene encoding cysteine-rich receptor-like protein kinase 10 isoform X2: MPSLLDSSSGLWTVLGQTSNVVQLVGVDALGLVSMVVQAALAARRHRDACWRLAQHVEIVGGLLRELELAELMRREATRRPLEQLRGALRRCYALVTACQDCGYLRSLLVGARMAEELRTAEQEIDMFIRLIPLIALVDTTHDRCVTAAEGVAGVITNGSSHHIRFPRSTSDFTKIQIQGATEVCNVAKQPLAGAMDLQEQKILDIEGLLELCTRTEESFPAFTKFDFVQIVNATDNFSENRNVGWGGFATVYKGQLPDGLMIAVKRFDEHATLFYFKSEFLLARLQHTRLLGWCIHGKERILVYEFMDKGSLHRLIFDKIKGPLLDWSKRLNIIKGLADGLVYLHKHSMLRIVHRDLKPMNILLDHDMNPKIADFGSARTLSSDVAEECTSRVVGTSGYKAPEYACRGLYSVKTDVFSFGVLALVIISGRKNTILEQQGDTVGNLIRDAWQLWNDGRLHDLVDPLLSDGYEIAGIMRCAQVSLLCAQEDPEDRPTMSDVVAFLNFESISLLPIPKQPSELINGGAIDNKLSTDIGQSSRTIDITITSSALVSTRVRIIVDPET, translated from the exons ATGCCGAGCCTGTTGGACAGCTCGAGCGGCCTGTGGACCGTGCTCGGGCAGACCTCGAACGTGGTGCAGCTGGTCGGCGTGGACGCGCTCGGGCTGGTGTCCATGGTCGTGCAGGCCGCGCTGGCGGCGCGGCGCCACCGGGACGCGTGCTGGCGGCTGGCGCAGCACGTGGAGATCGTCGGCGGCCTGCTACGGGAGCTGGAGCTCGCCGAGCTGATGCGGAGGGAGGCCACGCGGCGCCCCCTCGAGCAGCTCCGGGGCGCGCTGCGGCGGTGCTACGCGCTCGTCACGGCGTGCCAGGACTGTGGGtacctccgcagcctgctcgtCGGCGCCCGGATGGCCGAAGAGCTACGCACCGCGGAGCAGGAGATCGACATGTTCATCCGCCTCATCCCGCTCATCGCTCTCGTCGACACTACTCACGATCGTTGTGTCACG GCTGCAGAGGGAGTGGCAGGTGTAATCACGAACGGTTCAAGCCACCACATCAG GTTCCCAAGAAGTACTTCGGACTTCACCAAAATACAAATTCAAGGAGCTACTGAAGTTTGCAATGTTGCAAAGCAACCGTTAGCAG GAGCAATGGACTTGCAAGAACAGAAAATTCTGGACATTGAAGGATTGTTGGAGCTTTGTACCCGTACTGAAGAGAGTTTCCCAGCATTCACAAAGTTTGATTTCGTTCAAATTGTCAATGCTACAGACAATTTCTCAGAAAATAGAAACGTTGGGTGGGGTGGCTTTGCTACAGTTTACAAG GGTCAGTTGCCTGATGGACTCATGATTGCCGTCAAAAGGTTCGATGAACATGCTACATTATTTTATTTCAAGAGTGAATTTCTGCTTGCGAGGCTTCAGCATACCAGGCTACTGGGGTGGTGCATCCATGGGAAAGAAAGGATTCTAGTGTATGAGTTCATGGACAAGGGTAGCCTGCACAGGCTCATCTTTG ACAAAATAAAGGGTCCGTTGCTTGACTGGTCTAAGCGACTTAATATAATTAAAGGATTAGCGGATGGACTTGTTTATCTGCACAAGCACTCCATGTTACGGATTGTCCATAGGGACTTGAAGCCAATGAACATCCTCTTAGATCATGACATGAACCCAAAGATTGCTGATTTCGGATCAGCTAGAACACTGAGTTCAGATGTAGCAGAAGAGTGTACAAGCAGAGTTGTTGGAACTAG TGGTTACAAAGCTCCGGAGTATGCATGTCGAGGCCTTTATTCAGTCAAGACAGATGTATTTAGCTTTGGGGTGTTGGCTTTAGTGATCATCAGTGGGCGAAAGAATACCATACTTGAGCAACAAGGAGATACTGTTGGCAATCTCATACGAGAT GCATGGCAACTGTGGAATGATGGACGGCTACATGATCTTGTAGACCCATTGTTGAGTGATGGATATGAAATCGCTGGGATAATGCGATGTGCTCAGGTGTCACTACTCTGTGCTCAGGAAGATCCAGAAGATCGCCCCACAATGTCGGATGTAGTTGCATTCCTGAACTTTGAAAGCATAAGTTTATTACCGATTCCTAAGCAACCATCTGAGCTGATTAATGGAGGTGCTATTGACAACAAGTTATCGACAGACATTGGTCAATCAAGCAGGACAATAGACATAACCATCACAAGTTCAGCTCTAGTGTCAACTAGAGTCCGCATCATTGTAGACCCAGAGACCTGA